The following coding sequences are from one Microbulbifer sp. TB1203 window:
- a CDS encoding DUF3149 domain-containing protein: protein MDALIDLFTSFSGLLSLAVIAFVCLMAGFFIRLTLRKMEEERLSACLVECREQTPRRRNQKPGFKRTDFNSSSSFERNQAGPTQE, encoded by the coding sequence ATGGACGCGTTGATCGATCTGTTTACCAGTTTTTCCGGCCTGCTCAGCCTTGCGGTTATCGCTTTCGTATGCCTGATGGCGGGCTTTTTTATCCGCCTGACGCTGCGCAAGATGGAGGAAGAACGGCTGTCCGCGTGCCTGGTGGAATGCCGGGAGCAAACCCCCCGGCGGCGGAATCAGAAGCCCGGTTTCAAACGCACCGACTTCAATTCCTCCTCCAGCTTCGAGCGAAACCAGGCCGGGCCCACCCAAGAGTAG